In one Maniola jurtina chromosome 13, ilManJurt1.1, whole genome shotgun sequence genomic region, the following are encoded:
- the LOC123870997 gene encoding uncharacterized protein LOC123870997: MNVLWILGLGTLLVNYTAIAAKNDKYSGYSVHGIELRHRSDQKVLYDLRIDLNIDLWEHGAPGTHDAYIMLSPEDRVKVLDVLDTNDIKHYLHLTDVSKALEEHQNDLSHWQQTRKTLMPFQTYPTYTEVDAYMEHIAEQYPDLVTLVNAGNSFEGRAIKYLKISTSNFANQSKPIYFMDATMHAREWVTTPVTLYTIHRLVEDLRDEDRDLLEDVDWIILPIVNPDGYEFTRTDDRLWRGTRSYNPDVSTTCYGVDANRNFDVNFNTLGVSTNPCALNYPGHAPFSEPETRYVRDILLENIDRIQIYMNIHSWGNYVLYGYGNATLPSNKVHVHYVAAAMGAHIDAVKIPQASYYTIGNSNLILYGSSGSAQDYGQAVGVPFSYTLELPGYRYGFLVPPKYIEQINTETWCGIAVTARLSNTYYSARNQSKYWSYSKLCPTIKRKMSAISIVLFVGIAINSVIAANSDIYSGYSVHGVQLRHRSDQKVIFEVQADLNVDLWEHGAPGSRDAFIMLSPKNRVEVLNILDANDMKHYLHVADVAKTLREHEGDLSRWQQRRQNLEPFQTYARYGEIVAYMERIARQYPDIAKLVNIGKSFEGRDIKYLKISTSDFNNSSKPIYFMDATMHAREWVTPPVALYAIHRLVEDLREGDRDLLENVDWIILPVVNPDGYEFSHTDDRLWRGTRSVNETTNQITNTNCIGVDPNRNFDVNFNTLGVSSDPCSQIYPGHEPFSEVETRYVRDILLENIDRIQIYMDIHSWGNYVLYGLDNATLPSNVVDQHLVAAAMGAHIDTAKLPVADFYLVGNSNLMLYGTSGAGSDYAVVSGVPMSYTLELPGYRYSFEVPPQYIEQINTETWRGIAASARLSTIYYSGRVRS; encoded by the exons ATGAACGTCCTTTGGATTTTGGGTCTAGGCACGTTATTAGTTAATTATACAGCAATTGCTGCGAAAAATGATAAATATTCTGG ATACTCCGTCCATGGTATCGAGTTACGTCACCGGTCAGACCAAAAAGTTCTCTATGACCTACGGATAGATCTGAACATAGACCTCTGGGAGCATGGCGCTCCAGGCACTCACGATGCCTACATCATGCTCTCTCCAGAAGACAGGGTGAAAGTTCTCGATGTTTTAGATACAAATGATATTAAACATTACCTTCACCTTACTGATGTTTCCAA GGCGCTGGAAGAACATCAGAATGATTTATCGCATTGGCAGCAAACGAGAAAGACTCTGATGCCTTTTCAGACCTACCCAACTTACACTGAG GTAGACGCTTATATGGAACATATTGCAGAACAGTATCCGGATTTAGTAACCCTGGTGAATGCGGGCAACAGTTTTGAAGGAAGAGCTATCAAATACTTAAAG ATATCAACAAGTAATTTCGCAAATCAGAGCAAGCCCATCTATTTTATGGACGCAACAATGCATGCAAGAGAATGGGTGACGACTCCCGTGACCCTTTATACAATTCATCGATTGGTGGAAGATTTGAGAGACGAAGACAGAGATCTACTGGAAGATGTTGATTGGATCATTTTGCCAATCGTCAATCCTGATGGATACGAATTCACTCGTACAGAT GATCGTCTCTGGCGCGGTACCCGATCATACAACCCAGACGTCAGCACCACTTGCTACGGCGTCGACGCCAACCGCAATTTCGACGTCAACTTTAACACCCTTGGCGTCTCTACTAATCCTTGTGCTCTCAACTACCCGGGCCATGCGCCCTTCTCCGAGCCTGAAACCAGATATGTGCGGGATATCCTCTTGGAGAATATCGACCGAATCCAAATTTACATGAATATCCACAGTTGGGGCAACTACGTTCTCTATGGTTATGGCAACGCAACTTTGCCATCTAATAAAGTTCATGTGCACTACGTTGCAGCTGCGATGGGTGCTCACATAGATGCTGTAAAAATACCACAAGCTAGTTATTATACGATTGGAAATAGTAACCTGATATTGTACGGCAGTTCTGGTAGCGCTCAGGATTACGGTCAG GCTGTCGGCGTGCCATTTTCCTACACCTTGGAACTCCCTGGTTACCGATACGGGTTCCTGGTGCCTCCTAAATACATCGAACAGATAAACACAGAGACCTGGTGTGGTATCGCCGTCACCGCCCGACTCTCCAATACGTATTACAGTGCGAGAAACCAGA GTAAATATTGGTCGTATAGCAAATTGTGCCCCACAATTAAGCGAAAAATGAGTGCCATTAGTATAGTTTTGTTTGTGGGTATAGCAATTAATTCAGTAATAGCCGCAAACAGTGATATTTATTCTGG ATACTCTGTGCACGGGGTCCAGCTACGTCACCGATCGGATCAAAAAGTTATCTTCGAAGTACAGGCAGATTTGAACGTAGATCTCTGGGAGCATGGCGCACCAGGGAGCCGCGATGCCTTCATCATGCTCTCACCGAAAAACAGGGTGGAGGTTCTTAATATTTTAGATGCAAATGATATGAAACATTATCTACATGTTGCTGATGTGGCTAA AACTCTCAGGGAACACGAAGGTGATTTATCTCGTTGGCAGCAGAGAAGACAGAACTTGGAGCCTTTTCAGACATATGCAAGATATGGTGAA attGTTGCCTATATGGAACGAATTGCAAGACAGTATCCAGACATAGCAAAATTGGTGAACATAGGCAAAAGCTTCGAGGGACGAGACATAAAATACTTAAAG ATTTCGACAAGCGATTTCAACAACTCAAGTAAACCAATCTACTTTATGGATGCGACAATGCATGCGAGAGAATGGGTGACGCCACCAGTGGCCCTCTATGCAATCCACCGATTGGTGGAGGATTTAAGAGAAGGGGACAGAGATCTGCTGGAAAACGTTGATTGGATCATACTGCCGGTCGTCAATCCTGATGGATATGAATTTAGTCATACAGAT GACCGTCTTTGGCGTGGCACCCGGTCAGTCAATGAAACAACCAATCAAATAACTAACACTAACTGTATTGGCGTAGATCCCAACCGCAACTTCGACGTCAATTTCAATACTCTTGGCGTCTCTAGTGACCCTTGTTCTCAAATATATCCCGGTCATGAGCCGTTTTCCGAGGTCGAAACGAGATACGTTCGGGATATCCTCTTAGAAAATATTGACCGTATCCAAATCTATATGGACATTCACAGTTGGGGCAATTATGTTCTCTATGGTCTTGATAATGCCACGTTGCCATCTAATGTAGTAGACCAACATCTTGTCGCAGCTGCGATGGGTGCTCACATTGACACTGCCAAGTTGCCGGTTGCAGACTTTTATCTCGTCGGAAACAGTAACTTGATGTTGTATGGCACTTCTGGAGCCGGTTCTGATTACGCtgtt GTCTCCGGCGTGCCGATGTCATACACCCTGGAGCTCCCCGGATACAGATATTCATTTGAGGTGCCTCCTCAGTACATCGAGCAAATTAACACGGAGACCTGGCGGGGAATTGCAGCCAGTGCTCGACTCTCCACCATATATTATAGTGGGAGGGTGCGGAGctga